ATAAAGGCACAACTTGTTCTTTTTCTGATACAAAAAGGGATTTCTGTACCTTCATAGCCTATACCGCTTCAACATTAAACTTTGAATTGCAATTTTGCTTTGAATGACAGTAATGCATGAACAGCAGTTCATGGAGGATGTAAAATCCCATATCACAATTTTTGGAGTTCAGACTCCCATCAAGTTCAGGTGCTCACTGTACCCTCTCCTTCTGAAACCTCTTGAGGATCCGTGTGCGGATCTGTTTGGTTTTCACACTGTACACAATGGGGTTCATCATGGGAGGCACCAGCAGATAAGCATTGGCAATGAGGGTGTAAGCGATGTGGGGAGCGTGCTTCCCGTATCGATGGATCATGGTGAGGCCAAGCATGGGGATGTAGAAGCTGAGGACCGCACAGAGGTGGGAGATGCACGTGCTGAGTGTCCGAAAGCGTTCCTCCTTGGAGGCAACTCCCAGGACAGTTTTAAGTATCAGGAAGTAGGAGAGGACCAGCAGAAGTGAATCCACCCCTGTGGACAAGAGCATTGCTATCAGGCCGTAGACATTGCTGATCCTCCTGTCTGAATGAACTACCTTTAGGAGATCTGGGTGCAAACACATAGAGTAGGAAAGGACATTTATCTTTCCATATTCCAGATGCCTCAGAAGGATGGAACCTGGCAGGACAAGGCAAGCTGCCCGGATTGCAACCCCCACCCCGATCCTGATCACTGTCTCATTGGTCAAAACACTTGTGTACCTCAGAGGGATCTGGATGGCCACCAAGCGATCAAAGGCCATAGCCAGAAGAATGCCAGATTCCATAATGGAGAAAGTATGGATGAAGAACATCTGGACCAAGCAGGCATCAAAATGGATCACACGGTGGTTGACCCACAGGACGCTCAGCATGGTGGGCAAAGTGGCAAAGGATAAGCCCAGGTCTGAGAGCGTCAGCATGGAAAGGAAGTAGTACATGGGGGTGTGGAGAGATTGGTCCGTCTTGAGGACAAAGAGGATGGTGCAGTTGCCTGTGATGGCCACGAGGCACATGCAGCAGATGGGGAGGGAAATCCAGGAGTGGTGTTTTTCTAGCCCAGGAAAGCCCGCCAGCAGGAAAACCGGGGAGCTGAATTCCGAGTGGTTGCTGAACATATTTCTGTTATTCCTGGACTGCTTTGTTCACTGGGAAGCAAAGATACAATAAGTCAGATGGGCATGAGGACACATTTTATGAATCTGCACTCCCATCAGGTGCTTTTTCCTGGGTGCCAGATCTCCACTGCACAGTGTCCTGCatctagatgtgttggatttcaattcctaTAACTCCCACCTAGTTTGGCCAATGATGGGGGGATTCCATGGATTCAACTCCAACATGTCTGCAGGTCATCATCAGGTGTGGCAGGCTGCCATACCTTCTTAGTTCAGTACCTCCCTGTCTGGCTTCACTGCCTGATTAGACAGACAGGCATTCATGGACGGAAAGAGAGAACACCTGAGAAACGTGTGCCACAATGCACACACTGCCTCTTTTGTGCTTGTATCACAATATCATATACAAGTACTTTAGGGGGTgagcttgtgtcatgatgtcacaatgcacccTTCAGGATTTGGGGGAAATCTCAGCTTGCTGCAGATGCCTTTGCACACATAAACCCACCAATAAATGTGCAGCAGTTGTTTTGAAAATCCACTAGACACACCTCTCTCCCCACAGATTCTTTACTGTAAAAATTCATCTCTCACCCTGGCcctaccttttctttttcatgaatCAAAGACTTGCCAGCAAAAGGCTCTTCTGGGTGCCTAACAACAAAAGGGTCTCAGGGCTGTGCCTCCCCCCAAGTTGGGCAATGCACAGACCCAAAGAGACACCTTCAAAGATACCCTTTTAGGATCATGTGAATGTCTCTTTGTTCCCCCAGACCTTTAAAATCTTGCTGTGTAATTGGATGCCCCTTTTATTTTGGATTCTACCTCCTTGTATTCTACCTAACTTTATTGCTGTATTAACTGGGATTtttcactgtcttttttttttttttttttgctgctgttgctgctaccAGTTCCCTTTGCACACCCAGTGCCCTGCCCCACTCACCAAACTGGAAATCATCCTGCCTGTTTGCCATTCTTACTTTCTGGCACCAGGGGCAGAATATTTATGGCTCATGGTTTCCTTCTCTCCCCGCCCCAGCTCTGGGGACAGCTGACTCAGCCGTGGTTCCTTGGACTTTCTCCCTCTGGATTCCCCCAAGCGCATCCCTCTATTTTCCTGAGCTAAATGGATGCTCTAGCATGGAAGCTCAGCAGTGGTTGGGAAACTCCAAGACATCTTCCCCGTGAGATGGAGGTACCTTGGAGTTCCCCAACCACTTGTCCCTGGAATCCGTGACCGCATGTGGGTCAGCACCATCTTGGCTGTGGGCCTTGTGGGGCAAATCATCAGAGCCATTGATGGGTGGGGCCTGGGGCCACAGCTCTTTGGCCAGAGAGCTCCCATACCTTCTGTCAGGGAGGCCATGACTAAAACCAGGACTGAATGTCTGGGCCTTGGAAATAGTTCCACTTCTCTGGATTAAGGGAGCAATAAATCTATTGGGCTTATCCCAAAGACATAAAGTTGGTCTGAGTTTGGTAAATGCACAAGCAGATAGCCTAGCGGACTTTGATCAAAgggggagcaagagatctgaaaACCAAGCAAGTCCGATATCCAGGGAAAGATTTGGGCTGTTTGGAGCTATAATTCAGAAATCTAGAaggtcttttaaaattaattttaattgttttataattaataacagaaaaaagaaaaagaaaaaacaaaacacaataatataaaatacaattaaaaagtgctattacaaaaaagtgaagaaatataaCAAAAAACTTGTCATAGTATATCATTATAGTTACAAACCTATCTGTATATTTATCTAATGTACagtaaatattattcaaatgcatatatatttctaatacatttatatgactaccatacacacacacacacacacacaatatatatatatcctgctgcattttgtataaacgagtcccatatttcattctaCTTGCCAATACAAAATCTACACCTATAAGCAATCCGCTCATAAGTAGCAAGGGCAGCCTGATCTTTGATCCATTGAATAAAGGGGCCAtagatttatctttccaatgctgaaatATCGATCTTTTGGCCACAGTAAGGGCATGgggaatccatttacattgtccagaTGTCAAATTCCACATACttggtatatagttcaaaagaTTATCCTCTGAGAATAGGAATCCAGAAGGTCTTCAAAGATAAGTTGTGTATTGGCAGCCTCACTGAATCCAGGCAGCTCAAAAAAATACCAGGAGCTTCTATGTCGTGACTGTACACTCAAGCTTTCATTCAGTCACGACTCATAAGAGTTGCTTATAAATCactttaatgaagcaaagcattcagtacagggtaaaagttgcgaatggcgTTTCCCACgcgttctacaatttaaaatcacaaagCTCCAGTCTTTCCCCCCCACTGCCCACCTAGGAATGCACCCCTCCTCCCtctgtgccagcagatggctggaacgGTTTCTTTCctgatgaccttggggcaaggagcatctagcccaaacaacaCAATTCATTCtccagtccatctccccctcccaaCTGGTGACTCGCAGGTTGACATGGGTTTTTTGAAGATGGATGCAAATctgataaggtgttctgggaacatttgatcggggagcgtGGCATTCTAACCCCTCTCAGGCAttgctgggatggatggatggatttgacAATATTTGTTGACCACTCCagcctctgggtggcttacagcaagGAGTAAAGAAGAATTGCGCTACCACAAACAGTACCTGTGTGCAATTTGGGAGTCCGCCTGGGCTCACAGCTCTCGTCTGAGAACAgttggcagccgtggccaggagggcctctgtGCAACTTCATGTTTTGCACCAGTTGTTCCCATTTCTGGActgagaggctctgctcacagacACCCATGCCTCGGTCACTTCTgaatggattattgcaatgtgccctacatggggctgccctggagAGCATCcggaaactgcagctggtgcagaatgcagctgcacaggcatTTATGCATGCCCCTCCATCAGCTCACGTGACAtctctggtctgtgaactgcactggctacCGGTATGCTTCCAGGctcagttcaagatgctggtgatGACCTAGGAAGCCCCACAGGGCATAAGGCAGGGCTCTTTGAGGGATCGCCTCTCCCCAGTTATATCCACCCATCCCCTTAGGTCCAGagggagaggcatgctctgggccCTGTCTGTTAGGGAATGCCacctggtggggcccaggaggagagccttgtCTGTTGTGGCACACAGCCTGTGGAAGATCATCCCCCAAgaaatcagattggccccaaccctactggccttaAGGAGGTGGCTTTGCCCCAGGCCTGGGGATCCAGTTGTGCAGTACAGCCTGAACGACGGTTACGCTGAGTGTTgtggactgttttttttttaatacttcggCTGTGGATTGTGtcatatgggttttttttaaatatagttttatatgctttttatatgtttttacatTGTGCTCTGGTTTTTGTCtggtttttaattattgtaagccatccagcttcagcaaaggatcgttaccgtgtcgtggtgctggagcttgagcacctcaatgatgccatgagctaaaccgtgaagggccacccaagacgggaaggtcatgacagagaggtcagactaaatgcgatccctggggaaggtaatggcaacccacctcagtattcttgccgtgaaaactaaatggatcagtacaaccagagatatgtcggtataccatcggaagatgagacccccaggtcagaagatggtcaaaatgctactggggaggaacagaggatgagttcaactagccccagacgtgatgacgcagctagctcaaagccgaaaggacggctagcggccgacggtgctggtggtgaacggcgaatccgatgttctaaggatcaacacaccatcggaacctggaatgtaagatctatgagccagggcaaattggatgtggttattggtgagatgtcaagattaaagatagacattctgggcgtcagtgaactgaaatggactggaatgggccacttcacatcaaatgaccaccagatctactactgcggacaagaggaccacagaagaaatggagtagccttcataattaatagtaaagtggctaaagcagtgcttggatacaacccaaaaaatgatagaatgatctcaattcgaattcagggcaagccatctaacatcacagtgatccaaatatacgccccaaccacaaatgctgaagaagctgaagtagagcagttctatgaggatctgcagcacctactggacaacacgcctaaaagagatgttattttcatcacaggagactggaatgctaaggtggggagtcaaatgacacctcgaattacaggtaagtatggcctaggagaacaaaacgaagcaggacacaggctgatagaattttgccaagacaattcactctgcataacaaacactctcttccaacaacctaagagacggctttatacatggacttcaccagatggacaacaccgaaatcagattgattacatcctttgcagccaaaggtggcggacatctgtacagtcggtaaaaacaaggcctggagctgactgtagttcagatcacgaacttcttcttgcacaatttaggatcagactaaagagattagggaagacccacagatcagctagatatgagctcactaatattcctaaggaatatgcagcggaggtgaagaatagatttaagggactggacttagtagatagggtcccggaagaactctggacagaagttcgcaacattgttcaggaggcggcaacaaaatacatcccaaagaaagagaaaaccaagaaggcaaaatggctgtctgctgagacactagaagtagcccaagaaagaaggaaagcaaaaggcaacagtgatagggggagatatgcccaattaaatgcaaaattccagaggttagccagaagagataaggaattatttttaaacaagcaatgcgcggaagtggaagaagacaatagaataggaaggacaagagacctcttccagaaaattagaaacattggaggtaaattccaggccaaaatgggtatgatcaaaaacaaagatggcaaggacctaacagaagaagaagagatcaagaaaaggtggcaagaatatacagaaaacctgtataggaaggataacaatatcggggatagctttgacagtgtggtcggtgagctagagccagacatcctgaagagtgaggttgagtgggccttaagaagcattgctaataacaaggcaacaggagacgacggcatcccagctgaactgttcaaaatcttgcaagatgatgctgtcaaggtaatgcatgctatatgccagcaaatttggaaaacacaagaatggccatcagactggaaaaaatcaacttatatccccataccaaaaaagggaaacactaaagaatgttcaaactatcgaacagtggcactcatttcacatgccagtaaggtaatgctcaagatcctgcaaggtagacttcagcagttcatggagcgagaattgccagacgtacaagctgggtttagaaaaggcagaggaactagagaccaaattgccaatatccgctggataatggaaaaagccagggagtttcagaaaaacatctatttctgttttattgactattctaaagcctttgactgtgtggaccataacaaattgtggcaagttcttagtggtatggggataccaagtcatcttgtatgcctcctgaagaatctgtataacgaccaagtagcaacagtaagaacagaccacggaacaacagactggtttaagattgggaaaggagtacggcagggctgtatactctcaccctacctattcaacttgtatgcagaacacatcatgcgacaagctggccttgaggaatccaaggctggagttaaaatctctggaagaaacattaacaatctcagatatgcagatgataccactttgatggctgaaagtgaagaggaactgaggagccttatgatgaaggtgaaagaagaaagtgcaaaagctggtttgcagctaaacctcaaaaaaaccaagattatggcaaccagtttgattgataactggcaaatagagggagaaaatgtagaagcagtgaaagactttgtattcctaggtgcaaagattactgcaaatgctgactgcagtcaggaaatcagaagacgcttaatccttggaagaagagcaatgacaaatctcgataaaatagttaagagcagagacatcacactgacaacaaaggcccgcatagttaaagcaatggtgttccctgtagtaacatatggctgcgagagctggaccataaggaaggctgagagaaggaagatcgatgcttttgaactgtggtgttggaggaaaattctgagagtgccttggactgcaagaagatccaaccagtccatcctccaggaaataaagccagactgctcacttgagggaatgatattaaaggcaaaactgaaatactttggccacatcatgagaagacaggacaccctggagaagatgctgatgctagggagagtggagggcaaaaggaagaggggccgaccaagggcaagatggatggatgatattctagaggtgacggactcgtccctgggggagctgggggtgttgacgaccgacaggaagctctggcgtgggctggtccatgaagtcacgaagagtcggaagcgactaaacgaataaacaacaaaagccatCCAGAGTTAGGTTTTTGacatgggcagctgtataaactgaaacaataaagaaataaaagaaataaattgaacaagaactagaaataaataaacaaattgaacAGGGTCTGAACTTCTGGAACACTGTGGACAATTCTGGTAAGCAAATCTCCATGCAGTGGAGCTAGAGAAGGTGCAGACCCGAGCAATGAAGAGGATCAGGGGGCTTGAACATCTTCTGCATCAGGACAGGAGGCACTGGCTGGGGCTACTTAGATTGAGGGAAATGCACTTACTAGGTGATGTGATTGAGGGTTATAAAATTAAGTGTAGTAAAGGAATGGTGAACAGGGAGAACATCTTCTCCATGCCCCATAACTTTAGAGCTGGAAGTCACCCAATGAAGCTGACTAGTAGAAGATTCGGAATGATgggtggatttttttccttttgcatcgTGTAAATAGCTGTGAAATGTCCGGCCACAAGAGGTGGTGATGGTGGCTAGTTTTGTTGCCTTTAGAAGAGGACTAACCCAGTTCCTGGAGGACTGGTCAACCAATGGCTCCCAGCCCTGAGGAGAACCAAGTGCTGCCTCTGTCCCTTTCTACTAGGTGTACGGGAGCAACGTGCAACAGGAACCACCTTAATCTCCTAGTGGTGGGTTTCACTGACTCATATGGTGGACTAGTGTATGAGACAGAATGCTGGTTAAAAGGGCCTTGCCTGTATCCCACAGGGCTCCTCTCCTGGTCACAAACCAACACCCGGGATCCATCCCATCTACATGTCAATCCTGGTTGAATCAGCAGCTGCAGAAATACTCAGCTGCATTGTTGAAACCAGTAAGCAAGTACGTGAATACACTCTTGTGCTAAATCTCACTTTAAGAATAAGTGCTTATGCTACAAATTTCGCTGGGAAGTTTTCTTAAAGTGCCCGCTTAGAGCTTGGAGAAGGGTAGTAAATGCAGGAGGTGCAGTGGCCTCACTGGGGGCTTTAGAGTTGGGCCAGTTCTATCTTCACAGCACAACTAGCAGGCCTGCATCAGCTTTGCCCCAGAGTAGTTTTTCCTACCAGTCAGTTACCAAGAAAGACAGTGGGAATGATCAGAGGTCTGGAAACCTCTGAGGAGCATGCAAAGGAACCGGGCATGTTGAGGCTTGGGAGGAGAAGGCTGAGATGGCCCTTTCCTAGACCTGCTGCAGAGCTGCCCTGCAGAAGGATGCCAAGAGCTGCTCTCTTGGGCAGGATACGAGACCACGGTCTTATCTGACAGGAAGGCAGATGTCAGACAAAGCACGTCAGCCTTTTCTGGAGGTGGGGAAACTTCCGCTTTCCTCTGCTCATCCCGCATGTCGTTGCTTCTTCGGGATTTCCTAGCGACACAGAGTGCATCGAGGTTTAGCCAGAATATCAGCAGGAAGGAGCGCTTCTTCTCACCTACCATATTTGAGATGTGTGGGTTTCCCTCTTCAGCATGTACACAACTTGTTTTCCATTGCATTGTTCTCTCCTTTTTAAAGCGCAGGCCACTCAGAGTCATCGGGAGTTGGGCAGCGTCTGAATCCTATAAACGAGCCAGCAACCGTTTCCCTTTATCTGTAGCCAGTCCGTCGCATTCGTTTGTTTcttgctttccatttttccatACTGTGCAAAATGTCTCTTATCTCAGCTCCTACTCACCTTTTCGCTAAGCTAAAAAGCCCTGAATTGGGTaacttttcctccttcccttttcacAGTTTCCAGAGCTAGAAAGACACATCATTTACTGGCAACATGGTAGGAGGAAAGCTCTGTTATTCTATGGCAGCTGAAAATCAGAAAGAGCCTAGCAGCACCTTTCCCAACTAACCCATTTTATTAAAGGCATAAGGCCCCTCTTttttaccccccacccccgcacccCAGTTCAAGTCCTCCATCAGTCCGGCCACTCCACACATCTGCTGAAGCAAGCCACGGTTCATGAAAGCATCTGCCTTTCCATAAACTTGACCAGCCTGCTGCCAAACTCCTCCTGAATTCTTGGTGGGATCACGTTAGGGATTTGCACCACTCCAGATTTCCTCATAATCTCTGAGCCCTTTTCTGGAGTGTGGATATTGGCCAGGACGGAGGCGTGGGCTGCAGCACGGTGGGCTTTGCTGTTGGAGCTGGGACTGTGAGAAAAGTGAGGGGCTGTTCCTCTGAGAAGGAGACGTTCCCCATCGGTGTGACGAAGGAAAGACAGGTGTAGCGTTGGAAGGGGAGATCAGGACAATCCCAGCCAGAAGAAGGTGGCGTGTTCAGCTGCGCGACCAGCAAAAACCCCTCGGTGGAGCCCAGCACAGCCACAGCGGCCGAGACACGTGAGGCTCCCTCTCcactcctttctccctccccaagAAGAGTCCAGCAGCTGAGAAGGTACTGATAGTGGGCCAAGGAGGGTGGGGGCCCAGCCTTGCCTAGCAACAAGCTGAGGGGTCTGACTGACAGAGCAGTCTCTCACAGGGGAAGCAGA
The Candoia aspera isolate rCanAsp1 chromosome 5, rCanAsp1.hap2, whole genome shotgun sequence genome window above contains:
- the LOC134498628 gene encoding olfactory receptor 51G2-like; the protein is MFSNHSEFSSPVFLLAGFPGLEKHHSWISLPICCMCLVAITGNCTILFVLKTDQSLHTPMYYFLSMLTLSDLGLSFATLPTMLSVLWVNHRVIHFDACLVQMFFIHTFSIMESGILLAMAFDRLVAIQIPLRYTSVLTNETVIRIGVGVAIRAACLVLPGSILLRHLEYGKINVLSYSMCLHPDLLKVVHSDRRISNVYGLIAMLLSTGVDSLLLVLSYFLILKTVLGVASKEERFRTLSTCISHLCAVLSFYIPMLGLTMIHRYGKHAPHIAYTLIANAYLLVPPMMNPIVYSVKTKQIRTRILKRFQKERVQ